One part of the Niveispirillum cyanobacteriorum genome encodes these proteins:
- a CDS encoding Gfo/Idh/MocA family protein — protein sequence MSPIRIGLVGVGKIARDQHLPVIAANADYELAAVASRHGRVEGVPNFADLAALLANATDVDAISLCTPPQARHALARQALEAGKHVMLEKPPGATLTEVYDLIDLAREKGLALLATWHSRYAPAVEPAKAWLAGKKLLRVHISWKEDVRYWHPGQEWIWAPGGLGVFDPGINALSIITHMLPNALIVDKATLEVPANRQAPIAATLEMHDHQGLPVRAEFDWRQTGPQTWDIIIETDQGTLTLSRGGAVMSINGVPQIEQKEQEYANLYALFARLVAERRVDADLAPLRIVADAYMTGRWVRVEDFVE from the coding sequence ATGTCCCCTATCCGGATCGGTCTGGTTGGCGTTGGCAAGATCGCCCGTGACCAGCACTTGCCCGTCATTGCCGCCAATGCGGACTATGAACTGGCGGCCGTGGCCAGCCGGCATGGGCGTGTGGAGGGGGTTCCCAACTTTGCCGATCTGGCCGCTCTGCTGGCCAACGCGACCGATGTGGACGCTATCAGCCTTTGCACCCCGCCGCAGGCCCGCCACGCCTTGGCCCGTCAGGCGCTGGAGGCGGGCAAGCACGTGATGCTGGAAAAGCCGCCGGGGGCGACCCTGACGGAAGTGTATGATCTGATCGATCTGGCCCGTGAAAAGGGGTTGGCCCTGCTGGCCACCTGGCATTCGCGCTATGCCCCGGCGGTCGAACCGGCCAAGGCCTGGCTGGCGGGTAAGAAGCTGCTGCGCGTGCATATCTCCTGGAAGGAGGATGTCCGGTACTGGCATCCGGGACAGGAATGGATTTGGGCCCCGGGGGGGCTGGGCGTTTTCGATCCCGGCATCAATGCCCTGTCGATCATCACCCATATGCTGCCCAATGCCTTGATCGTGGATAAGGCGACCCTGGAGGTTCCGGCCAACCGGCAGGCGCCAATCGCGGCAACGCTGGAGATGCATGACCATCAGGGTCTGCCCGTGAGGGCGGAGTTCGACTGGCGTCAGACGGGGCCGCAAACCTGGGACATCATCATCGAAACCGACCAGGGCACCCTGACCTTGTCGCGCGGTGGCGCGGTGATGAGCATCAATGGTGTGCCCCAGATAGAGCAGAAGGAACAGGAATACGCCAATCTCTATGCCCTGTTCGCGCGTCTGGTGGCCGAACGCCGCGTCGATGCCGATCTGGCCCCGCTGCGCATCGTGGCCGATGCCTACATGACGGGCCGGTGGGTGCGGGTGGAGGATTTTGTGGAGTAA
- a CDS encoding aldose epimerase family protein — protein sequence MPASETAPTLPARGQFGTTPDGTPVDQVTLVNGRGWAARIIGLGASLQALWVPDRQGTLDDVVLGHDDLQSYLDNRTFLGAIAGRYANRIAGGHFALNGQEYQVTRNDGPNCLHGGTHGVDLLPWTLAEYGPTHAVFTLHSPDGAEGFPGALDISAEYTLTDDSLLVTLTATTDAPTIINLTNHAYFNLGGAVAGGDILGHELMLAADHYTPIDANLIPTGELRTVAGSVFDFSNPRAIGAHLRDGTEAQLALARGYDHNFVLRAGGGAEPSFAARLYDPATGRVMELSTTEPGLQFYSGNFLPGSLIGKGGRLYRQSDALCLEPQKFPDSPNKPSFPSARLEPGQTYRHVSRYRFGVTG from the coding sequence ATGCCCGCGTCAGAGACTGCCCCTACCCTGCCCGCCCGTGGTCAGTTCGGGACCACGCCGGATGGCACGCCGGTCGATCAGGTGACTCTGGTCAACGGTCGTGGCTGGGCCGCGCGGATTATCGGGTTGGGGGCCAGTTTGCAGGCTCTCTGGGTGCCGGACCGGCAGGGGACGCTGGACGATGTGGTCTTGGGCCATGATGACCTGCAATCCTATCTGGATAACCGCACCTTTCTTGGCGCCATTGCCGGACGCTATGCCAACCGCATCGCGGGGGGGCATTTCGCCTTGAATGGGCAGGAATATCAGGTGACCCGCAATGACGGCCCCAACTGCCTGCACGGCGGGACGCACGGGGTCGATTTGCTACCCTGGACCCTGGCAGAGTATGGCCCAACACATGCTGTCTTTACCCTTCACAGCCCCGATGGGGCGGAGGGTTTTCCCGGTGCCTTGGATATCAGCGCCGAATACACACTCACCGACGATAGCCTGCTGGTCACGCTGACGGCCACCACGGATGCGCCAACCATCATCAACCTGACCAACCACGCCTATTTCAACCTGGGCGGGGCGGTTGCGGGCGGGGACATATTGGGCCATGAGTTGATGCTGGCCGCCGATCATTACACGCCCATCGATGCCAATCTGATCCCCACCGGGGAATTGCGGACGGTGGCCGGCAGCGTCTTCGATTTCAGCAATCCCCGCGCCATCGGGGCGCATCTTCGCGATGGTACGGAAGCGCAACTGGCGCTGGCCCGCGGCTATGACCATAATTTCGTGCTGCGGGCGGGCGGCGGGGCAGAGCCGTCCTTTGCCGCGCGCCTATACGATCCGGCCACGGGTCGGGTGATGGAATTGTCCACCACAGAACCCGGCCTGCAATTCTATTCCGGCAATTTCCTGCCCGGCAGTCTGATTGGCAAGGGCGGGCGGCTTTACCGCCAATCCGATGCGCTGTGCCTGGAACCGCAGAAATTCCCCGACAGCCCGAATAAGCCATCCTTCCCCAGCGCACGTCTGGAACCGGGACAGACCTATCGGCATGTGTCGCGGTATAGGTTTGGCGTGACAGGATAA
- a CDS encoding sugar ABC transporter ATP-binding protein produces MADTAATLLSARGLTRTYPGVRALDGVDLTLRAGEIHALLGENGAGKSTLINLLTGAQPVEAGSIHLDGREVRPRSPADAAANGIVAVYQEITLLPNLSVAENIYLGREPTRFGLVDRARMRREAAVLLSRFGLSIDPAQPLSAFSTAVQQLIAIARAVDMSARVLILDEPTASLDSAEVAVLFRLMRELAASGMAVLFVTHFLDQVYEVTHRITVLRGGKLVGERKTAELPRMDLVAMMLGKLPSGDSHLQRHAAREPGAAFVTVKGLGKRHLVAPFSAEVRQGEVLGVAGLLGSGRTETALLLFGAERADAGEIIVDGAAVTLRGPRDAIRLGFGFCPEDRKLDGIVPDLSIRENIVLALQARLGWVRRLPLARQRELADTYIKLLNIRTPDAEKPIQLLSGGNQQKALLARWLATKPRLLILDEPTRGIDVGAHAEIILLLEKLRDEGMALYVISSEVEEVAAYADRVMVMRERRQAGMLTGGDVTPSAIIDAIVTPVDMPPPGRAA; encoded by the coding sequence ATGGCAGATACGGCGGCAACGCTGCTGTCCGCACGCGGGCTGACGCGCACCTATCCGGGTGTGCGGGCCCTTGATGGGGTGGACCTGACCCTGCGGGCCGGGGAAATCCATGCGCTGCTGGGCGAGAACGGGGCCGGTAAATCCACCCTGATCAACCTGCTGACGGGTGCGCAACCTGTCGAAGCCGGGTCCATCCATCTGGACGGGCGTGAGGTTCGACCCAGAAGCCCGGCGGATGCCGCGGCCAACGGCATTGTCGCCGTCTATCAGGAAATCACCCTGCTGCCCAACCTGTCGGTAGCGGAGAATATCTATCTGGGGCGGGAGCCGACGCGGTTCGGTCTGGTGGACAGGGCCCGGATGCGGCGCGAGGCAGCGGTGTTGCTGTCGCGGTTCGGCCTGTCCATCGATCCGGCACAGCCGCTGTCGGCCTTTTCCACCGCCGTGCAGCAGTTAATCGCCATTGCGCGTGCCGTCGACATGTCGGCGCGCGTCCTGATCCTGGACGAACCGACGGCCAGCCTGGACAGCGCGGAAGTGGCAGTTTTATTCCGCCTGATGCGCGAACTGGCGGCGTCGGGTATGGCGGTGCTGTTCGTCACCCATTTCCTGGATCAGGTCTATGAAGTCACTCACCGGATCACCGTGCTGCGCGGTGGGAAGCTGGTGGGCGAACGGAAGACGGCGGAGCTGCCGCGTATGGACCTTGTCGCCATGATGCTGGGCAAGCTGCCCAGTGGCGACAGCCATTTGCAGCGCCATGCCGCCCGCGAACCGGGTGCGGCCTTCGTGACCGTGAAAGGTCTGGGCAAACGGCATCTGGTGGCACCGTTCAGTGCCGAGGTACGGCAGGGCGAGGTGCTGGGCGTGGCCGGCCTGCTGGGGTCTGGCCGCACGGAAACGGCGCTGCTGCTGTTCGGGGCGGAACGGGCCGATGCCGGAGAGATCATTGTAGATGGGGCGGCGGTCACGCTGCGCGGACCGCGCGACGCCATCCGCTTAGGGTTTGGTTTCTGCCCGGAGGATCGAAAGCTGGACGGGATTGTGCCCGACCTGTCGATCCGGGAAAACATCGTCCTGGCCTTGCAGGCCCGCCTGGGTTGGGTCCGGCGGCTGCCCCTGGCGCGTCAGCGGGAACTGGCCGACACCTATATCAAGCTGCTGAATATCCGCACGCCGGACGCGGAGAAACCCATCCAGCTTCTATCGGGCGGCAATCAGCAGAAGGCGCTGCTGGCCCGCTGGCTGGCGACCAAGCCGCGCCTGCTGATCCTGGACGAACCGACGCGCGGCATCGATGTCGGCGCGCATGCGGAGATCATCCTGTTGCTGGAAAAACTGCGGGACGAGGGCATGGCGCTCTATGTCATCTCGTCGGAGGTAGAAGAGGTCGCCGCCTATGCCGACCGGGTCATGGTGATGCGTGAACGCCGTCAGGCCGGCATGCTGACCGGGGGGGATGTCACCCCATCGGCGATCATCGACGCCATCGTTACGCCGGTGGATATGCCGCCGCCGGGACGGGCAGCATGA
- a CDS encoding oligogalacturonate lyase family protein: MMIKRLGLLALALLAGLSVSADEVPREWVDKDTGHRVIRLSTEPGTRSLYFHQNGYTPDGKTLIVTNPGGIDTIDLATRVQKRLVAGADLNLLFTGPKTGRVFFTRKPQLAEGEGVEVFAADPATGKVMQVAHVKKGQIGSINADETLLLGVLAERKFELQPGAPDPKNTRFDNHYEYVGPDGKPMVYADAKEVRLYQRLEARVPMEIFTIDLKTGAQRTVHKATDWLNHLQFSPTDPTLIMFCHEGPWHRVDRIWTIRTDGNGLTKIHTRTMNMEIAGHEFFSADGKTIWYDLQTPRGEDFWLAGYEIATGKRTWYHLTRDEWSVHFNVSRDGTLFAGDGGDAEMVAKAQDGKWIYLFRPEGIPDVAGIHAPNADDLIRPGVLRAEKLVNMKDHDYRLEPNITFTPDGKWIIFRANMHGDVHVYAVEVAKP, from the coding sequence ATGATGATCAAGCGCTTGGGGCTTCTGGCCCTCGCCCTGTTGGCCGGCCTGTCGGTGTCGGCGGATGAGGTGCCGCGCGAATGGGTGGACAAGGATACGGGCCACCGCGTCATCCGCCTGTCGACGGAACCGGGCACCCGCAGCCTGTATTTCCATCAGAACGGCTATACGCCTGATGGCAAGACCCTCATCGTCACCAATCCGGGCGGCATTGACACGATTGACCTTGCCACCCGCGTGCAGAAGCGGCTTGTGGCCGGTGCAGACCTGAACCTACTGTTCACGGGGCCGAAGACTGGCCGCGTCTTCTTCACCCGCAAACCGCAACTGGCCGAGGGGGAGGGGGTGGAGGTTTTCGCCGCCGACCCCGCCACGGGCAAGGTGATGCAGGTCGCGCATGTGAAGAAGGGGCAGATCGGGTCTATCAATGCCGACGAAACCCTGTTGCTAGGCGTGCTGGCCGAACGGAAATTTGAGCTGCAGCCCGGCGCGCCCGATCCGAAGAATACCCGCTTCGACAATCACTATGAATATGTCGGGCCGGACGGCAAACCCATGGTCTATGCCGACGCCAAGGAGGTGCGGCTATACCAGCGGCTGGAAGCGCGGGTGCCGATGGAGATATTCACCATCGACCTGAAAACCGGTGCGCAGCGCACCGTCCACAAGGCCACGGACTGGCTGAACCATCTGCAATTCTCCCCCACCGATCCCACCCTGATCATGTTTTGTCATGAGGGGCCGTGGCATCGGGTGGACCGTATCTGGACCATCCGTACCGATGGCAACGGCCTGACCAAGATCCATACCCGCACCATGAATATGGAAATCGCAGGGCATGAGTTTTTCAGCGCCGATGGCAAGACCATCTGGTACGACCTGCAAACCCCGCGCGGTGAGGATTTCTGGCTGGCCGGGTATGAGATCGCGACGGGTAAGCGCACCTGGTACCACCTGACCCGCGATGAATGGTCTGTGCATTTCAACGTCTCGCGCGATGGCACCTTGTTCGCGGGTGATGGCGGCGATGCGGAGATGGTGGCCAAGGCCCAGGATGGCAAATGGATTTACCTGTTCCGGCCCGAAGGCATTCCCGATGTCGCCGGCATCCATGCCCCCAATGCCGATGACTTGATCCGCCCCGGCGTGCTGCGGGCAGAGAAACTAGTTAATATGAAGGATCATGATTACCGGCTGGAACCCAACATCACCTTCACACCAGATGGCAAATGGATCATCTTTCGCGCCAACATGCATGGTGACGTGCATGTCTATGCGGTAGAGGTGGCAAAGCCCTGA
- the yjfF gene encoding galactofuranose ABC transporter, permease protein YjfF yields MNARTLPFLATLGVFILLYAACAIQYPSMLSSRVIGNLLTDNAFLGVLAVGMTFVILSGGIDLSVGAVMGFTTVALAVMIEGAGLHPLASFTIVLVGGAAFGCGVGVAIHWLKAPPFIVTLTAMFLARGAALLLSTDSIPVRHEFYQTLSGLSLSLPGSGRLGLIAMVMLLAFVLGGVLLHFTRAGLRVYALGGNARFAGLMGIDTARTTILVYGVSSTMAALAGIIFSLYTRSGYALTGVGVELDAIAAVVIGGTLLSGGVGGMAGSLIGVLIQGLILTWITFDGSLSSWWTKIAIGMLLFIFIGLQRLILQFSAPTGRTG; encoded by the coding sequence ATCAATGCCCGCACCCTGCCCTTCCTGGCCACGCTGGGTGTCTTCATCCTGCTTTATGCCGCCTGTGCCATACAATACCCGTCGATGCTCAGCAGCCGGGTCATCGGCAATCTTTTGACCGACAACGCCTTTCTGGGTGTGCTGGCGGTCGGCATGACCTTTGTCATCCTGTCGGGCGGCATCGACCTGTCGGTGGGAGCCGTCATGGGCTTCACGACGGTCGCACTGGCAGTGATGATCGAAGGGGCGGGGCTGCACCCGCTGGCCTCCTTCACCATCGTGCTGGTGGGGGGGGCTGCGTTCGGGTGCGGCGTGGGGGTGGCCATCCACTGGCTGAAGGCTCCACCTTTCATCGTCACCCTGACGGCAATGTTCCTGGCGCGCGGGGCCGCGTTGCTGCTGTCCACCGACAGCATCCCGGTGCGGCACGAATTCTATCAGACCCTGTCGGGCCTGTCGCTTTCCCTGCCGGGCAGCGGGCGGCTGGGACTGATCGCCATGGTGATGCTGCTGGCCTTTGTGCTGGGCGGTGTGCTGCTGCATTTCACACGGGCGGGCCTGCGTGTCTATGCGCTGGGTGGCAATGCCCGCTTTGCCGGCCTGATGGGCATCGACACGGCCCGCACCACCATCCTGGTCTATGGCGTGTCCAGCACCATGGCGGCGCTGGCTGGTATCATCTTCTCCCTCTACACCCGGTCCGGCTATGCCCTGACCGGGGTGGGGGTGGAGTTGGATGCCATCGCAGCGGTGGTGATCGGCGGCACCCTGCTGTCCGGCGGGGTGGGCGGCATGGCGGGGTCGTTGATCGGCGTGCTGATCCAGGGGTTGATCCTGACTTGGATTACTTTCGATGGCAGCCTGTCATCCTGGTGGACGAAGATTGCCATCGGCATGCTTTTGTTCATATTCATCGGGCTGCAACGCCTGATACTACAATTCTCCGCTCCCACCGGGCGCACGGGGTAG
- a CDS encoding rhamnogalacturonidase encodes MINWFDIRDYGAVGDGTCIDSPAINRAIQAAAAAGGGAVCVPAGIWLCFSIRLASHVRLHLDAGAIIRAAVPGAMGAYDLPEPNPHNMYQDFGHSHWHNSLIWGEGLTDIAITGPGMIDGHGLTSKGPGAKWAKRKGYFPESMAGMSAAELAAEDPEEAAMQGQGNKAVALKNCTQVTLSDFTLAKGGHFAVLATGVDHLTISRLRIDTDRDGLDLDCVRHCVVSHCRINTPNDDAIVLKSSLALGQVRPTAHVRIHDCHVSGFDPGSMLDGTFRRTQDKAPDQDGMTGRIKLGTESNGGFHDIEITSCTFERSRGLALETVDGGMLTDIRVSDITMREITTAALFIYAGARMRAPEGTPPGGIRGVRIERVRATDVDPRFASIIAGQVGTPVRDVVLSDIDITYRGGLAALNVPVPEKPDAYPEPSMFGPLPAWGLFIRHAAGLRVQGATLSTTQADGRPALWLDDVEAVHFEQVDLNNAAATPPLVCRDVRGLTGEMVP; translated from the coding sequence ATGATTAATTGGTTCGATATCCGTGACTACGGGGCCGTGGGCGATGGGACCTGCATCGACAGCCCGGCCATCAACCGCGCTATCCAGGCCGCCGCCGCCGCAGGGGGAGGTGCGGTGTGCGTCCCCGCGGGGATATGGCTATGTTTCTCCATCAGGCTGGCGTCCCATGTCCGGCTGCATCTGGATGCGGGTGCAATCATCCGCGCGGCGGTGCCGGGGGCCATGGGTGCCTATGACCTGCCAGAGCCAAACCCGCACAACATGTATCAGGATTTCGGCCATTCCCATTGGCACAACAGCCTGATCTGGGGCGAGGGGCTGACTGATATCGCCATCACCGGCCCCGGCATGATCGACGGGCACGGCCTCACCTCCAAGGGGCCGGGGGCGAAATGGGCCAAGCGTAAAGGGTACTTCCCCGAAAGTATGGCGGGGATGAGTGCGGCTGAACTGGCGGCCGAGGACCCGGAAGAAGCGGCGATGCAGGGCCAGGGCAACAAGGCCGTTGCCCTTAAAAACTGCACCCAGGTCACGCTCAGCGATTTCACCCTCGCCAAGGGCGGCCATTTCGCGGTACTGGCGACCGGCGTCGATCACCTGACCATCAGTCGGCTGCGTATTGATACCGACCGTGACGGGCTGGACTTGGATTGTGTGCGCCACTGCGTGGTCAGCCATTGTCGCATCAATACACCCAATGATGATGCCATCGTCCTGAAATCCTCCCTGGCGCTGGGGCAGGTGCGGCCCACTGCGCATGTTCGCATCCATGATTGCCATGTCAGCGGCTTTGATCCTGGTTCCATGCTGGACGGCACCTTCCGCCGTACCCAGGACAAGGCCCCCGATCAGGATGGGATGACGGGGCGTATCAAGCTGGGCACCGAAAGCAACGGCGGCTTTCACGATATCGAGATCACAAGTTGCACGTTTGAACGGTCACGCGGGCTGGCCCTGGAAACCGTGGATGGCGGCATGCTGACCGATATTCGGGTCAGCGACATCACCATGCGGGAGATCACGACGGCGGCCCTGTTCATCTATGCCGGGGCGCGGATGCGCGCACCGGAAGGCACGCCGCCCGGCGGCATCCGGGGCGTGCGCATTGAACGGGTGCGGGCAACGGATGTCGATCCCCGCTTTGCCAGCATCATCGCGGGGCAGGTGGGAACCCCAGTGCGCGACGTCGTGCTGTCGGATATCGACATCACCTATCGCGGCGGCCTTGCCGCCTTGAACGTGCCTGTGCCGGAAAAGCCCGACGCCTATCCCGAACCCAGCATGTTCGGCCCGCTGCCGGCCTGGGGCCTGTTCATCCGTCACGCGGCGGGCTTGCGGGTGCAGGGTGCCACCCTTTCCACCACCCAGGCCGATGGCCGCCCGGCCCTGTGGCTGGACGATGTGGAGGCTGTGCATTTTGAACAGGTCGATCTGAATAACGCCGCCGCGACTCCGCCCCTGGTCTGCCGGGATGTGCGTGGCCTGACAGGGGAGATGGTGCCATGA
- a CDS encoding ABC transporter permease, with the protein MSGWFMEARSRLSLLALVLLANVLVAPGFLELRLVDGRLFGGIIDILNRGAPVMLLAVGMAPVIATRGIDLSVGAVMAIAGAVAAATVNAGHAWPVAVIAALGTGLACGLWNGILVTIFRMQPIVATLILMVAGRGIAQMITEGRVLTFTDDGLAGVSSASLLGLPLPVLIALAAAIVTGLLVRATALGLFVEAVGTSPRAARLAGVPAPGILIGVYVWSGLMAALAGLIAAADIRGADANNAGLWLELDAILAVVIGGTSLYGGRFSIGLSVLGALILQGMRTCILRSGLPPELNLLLMALVIALVLVVQSPACQPAIARLTARLTRKGTA; encoded by the coding sequence ATGAGCGGTTGGTTCATGGAAGCCCGGTCGCGGCTTTCCCTTCTGGCGCTGGTTCTGCTGGCCAATGTCCTGGTGGCGCCTGGCTTCCTGGAGTTGCGGCTGGTTGATGGGCGGCTGTTCGGCGGCATCATCGATATCCTGAACCGGGGCGCACCTGTCATGCTGCTAGCCGTCGGCATGGCGCCCGTCATCGCCACGCGCGGTATCGACCTGTCGGTGGGGGCCGTCATGGCCATCGCGGGGGCCGTCGCCGCAGCAACGGTGAATGCCGGCCATGCCTGGCCCGTCGCGGTAATTGCGGCCCTGGGCACGGGTCTGGCCTGTGGCCTGTGGAATGGCATCCTGGTCACGATTTTCCGCATGCAGCCGATTGTCGCCACCCTGATCCTGATGGTGGCAGGGCGGGGCATTGCGCAGATGATTACAGAAGGCCGCGTCCTGACCTTCACCGATGACGGTCTGGCGGGGGTCAGTTCGGCCAGCCTGCTGGGCCTACCCCTGCCGGTCCTGATCGCGCTGGCCGCTGCTATCGTCACGGGCCTGCTGGTCCGCGCGACGGCATTGGGCCTGTTTGTTGAGGCGGTAGGGACCAGCCCGCGGGCCGCCCGTCTGGCCGGTGTGCCGGCGCCCGGCATCCTGATCGGCGTCTATGTCTGGTCGGGGCTGATGGCGGCTTTGGCGGGCCTGATCGCCGCCGCCGACATTCGCGGCGCCGATGCCAATAATGCCGGCCTGTGGCTGGAACTGGACGCCATCCTGGCCGTCGTCATCGGCGGGACCAGCCTTTATGGCGGGCGGTTCAGCATCGGCCTGTCGGTGCTAGGTGCCCTCATCCTGCAGGGCATGCGGACCTGCATCCTGCGTTCCGGCCTGCCTCCGGAACTGAACCTGCTGCTGATGGCGCTGGTGATCGCCCTGGTCCTGGTGGTGCAGTCGCCCGCCTGTCAGCCGGCCATCGCACGCCTGACAGCCCGTCTGACACGAAAGGGAACGGCATGA
- a CDS encoding FadR/GntR family transcriptional regulator: MSIARWAADRPLSNHEQIVRTLGLEILTGVHAPAANLPPEPVLLSRFGISRTALREVLKTLSAKGLLISKTRVGTKVQDPLHWNYFDADVLAWLVSQGLDETLRKHLLEVRTALEPQAAALAAKRRTADDLGELRRCITAMADPHHDQHSFAQADLDFHVAVGSASGNPMMRSFAAVIEVALLASFSLTSPVDRPDLHTEVVAAHAAIVDAIEAGDAAAAAAAMRAVIQSGFDRV; this comes from the coding sequence ATGTCCATTGCCCGCTGGGCCGCCGACCGTCCACTGTCCAACCATGAACAGATTGTCCGTACCCTGGGGCTGGAGATCCTGACCGGGGTGCATGCGCCCGCTGCCAACCTGCCGCCGGAACCGGTGTTGCTGTCACGGTTCGGTATCTCCCGCACGGCCCTGCGCGAGGTTTTAAAGACCTTGTCGGCCAAAGGGCTGCTGATTTCCAAGACGCGGGTGGGCACCAAGGTGCAGGACCCGCTCCATTGGAACTATTTCGATGCCGATGTTCTGGCTTGGCTGGTCAGTCAGGGCCTGGACGAGACTTTGCGCAAGCATCTGCTGGAGGTTCGGACGGCTCTGGAACCACAGGCGGCGGCTTTGGCAGCAAAACGGCGGACAGCGGACGATCTCGGCGAATTGCGCCGTTGTATCACCGCGATGGCCGATCCTCACCATGACCAGCACAGCTTTGCCCAGGCCGACCTGGATTTCCATGTGGCGGTAGGCAGCGCATCGGGCAACCCGATGATGCGGTCCTTCGCCGCGGTGATTGAGGTGGCGCTGCTCGCCTCCTTCTCCCTCACCTCCCCCGTTGATCGTCCGGACCTGCATACGGAGGTTGTCGCCGCCCATGCCGCCATCGTCGACGCCATTGAAGCGGGCGACGCGGCGGCAGCGGCAGCGGCGATGCGTGCGGTCATCCAGTCAGGATTCGACCGGGTGTAA
- a CDS encoding IclR family transcriptional regulator has product MSSATVEQDEDAPKATPSGSQTLLRGLDVLEAVADGPISLAKLAQRLDLTRSTTHRLAAALVERDFLILTPREGYQLGPKLLELGYLAQQQMDIPRVARPHIEDLAAATEDTVHLGVLDGEEALYLDKIPGRRRIEIGSRVGERHPIASTGLGKALILDESEARWRSFHDKHFSEADWPVWHQRMRNYANGGYAFDLEENEDRIRCVAAPIRGASGKIIAAISLSSAAQYMNDERMQELIATVKDTARAISKGMGWSGGTGRR; this is encoded by the coding sequence ATGAGCAGCGCCACCGTCGAGCAAGATGAAGATGCCCCCAAGGCTACCCCCAGCGGCAGCCAGACGCTGCTGCGTGGGCTGGATGTGCTGGAGGCTGTGGCCGACGGTCCGATCAGCCTAGCTAAGCTGGCGCAGCGCCTGGATCTGACGCGCAGCACGACGCATCGGCTGGCCGCTGCCCTGGTGGAACGGGACTTTCTGATCCTAACACCGCGTGAAGGGTATCAGTTGGGGCCGAAGCTGCTGGAACTGGGCTATCTGGCGCAGCAGCAGATGGACATCCCCCGCGTTGCCCGCCCGCATATCGAGGATCTGGCCGCTGCCACCGAGGATACAGTGCATCTTGGCGTGCTGGATGGGGAAGAGGCGCTGTACCTCGACAAGATACCTGGCCGGCGGCGTATCGAGATCGGTTCGCGCGTCGGTGAACGCCATCCCATCGCCTCCACCGGTCTGGGCAAGGCCCTGATCCTGGATGAGAGCGAGGCGCGCTGGCGCAGCTTCCACGACAAGCATTTCAGCGAGGCCGACTGGCCCGTCTGGCATCAGCGCATGCGCAACTATGCCAATGGCGGCTACGCCTTCGACCTGGAAGAGAATGAAGACCGCATCCGTTGCGTCGCTGCCCCCATCCGCGGTGCCAGCGGTAAGATCATTGCCGCCATCAGCCTGTCCAGCGCCGCACAATACATGAATGATGAGCGTATGCAGGAACTGATCGCCACCGTGAAGGATACGGCCCGCGCCATCAGCAAGGGTATGGGCTGGAGCGGCGGGACAGGGCGGCGTTAA